One genomic segment of uncultured Desulfobacter sp. includes these proteins:
- a CDS encoding chemotaxis protein CheX has protein sequence MDVALVNPFIEGTLHILDTTALVKVKPGSPFLKVNTVHNGDISGLLTVEGDLEATVAISFTEKSILGIVSAMFGEEMTEINEEIIDAVGEISNMIAGQVTTKIGELGKKVKVKFVEVVTGRKKEILHTESGSHVVGIPFHTTKGKVLLEICYSDQSS, from the coding sequence ATGGATGTAGCGCTTGTCAATCCTTTCATTGAAGGAACTTTACATATTCTCGACACCACTGCCCTAGTAAAAGTAAAACCAGGGTCACCTTTTTTAAAAGTAAATACCGTTCACAATGGCGATATTTCAGGGCTTTTGACAGTCGAAGGGGATCTGGAAGCAACTGTTGCAATTTCTTTTACTGAAAAAAGTATATTAGGCATTGTGTCTGCCATGTTTGGCGAGGAAATGACTGAAATTAATGAAGAAATTATAGACGCTGTGGGAGAGATAAGCAACATGATTGCCGGACAGGTGACAACAAAAATTGGGGAACTAGGGAAAAAAGTAAAAGTTAAATTCGTAGAAGTTGTGACAGGTCGAAAGAAAGAAATTTTACATACCGAATCCGGCAGTCATGTTGTCGGTATTCCCTTTCATACAACCAAGGGCAAGGTGTTGCTTGAAATCTGTTATTCGGATCAAAGCTCATGA
- a CDS encoding rhodanese-like domain-containing protein, with amino-acid sequence MYFNQISVKGLGCQSYCIGCPAAQQMMVVDPKRDIQDYLDIAYQEGMRITHIVNTHLHADHISGDQELSAATGADIYINDSVEISYAHKSIEPGDIFTLGAAKVEVLHTPGHTPNSISLVVTDTGRSDKPEMILTGDLLFVGDIGRPDLPGAEILDEQVENLYNSLYKTLADYPDYLEVYPAHGEGSLCGRGMSSKKSSTLGYERSANPMLQFNSFEAFKENIMSAFPARPKSFSHIISTNRKGADLLDACTLDKRLTPDQFQELMEEETTLVMDTRDSAAYGGFHIPGSINIGFEKQLANWVGMVIDPGTELLLVVENRDAYDRMLTELHRIGYDTVLGYLSGGINEWLMSGRPVDQLAQISPLQLHEKNGPDGPLILDVRTMAEWNNGHIEHAVHFPLTDILDHKIPKANKDQEIILQCGSGYRSNIAAGFLKDQGFSNIKSQAGGIFAWHNAKLPLV; translated from the coding sequence ATGTATTTTAACCAGATTTCAGTAAAAGGCCTTGGGTGCCAATCCTATTGCATTGGCTGCCCCGCAGCCCAACAAATGATGGTCGTGGATCCCAAAAGGGACATTCAGGACTATCTGGATATTGCTTACCAGGAAGGTATGCGCATCACCCATATTGTCAATACACACCTTCATGCAGACCATATTTCAGGCGACCAGGAATTAAGCGCAGCTACGGGTGCAGATATATATATCAACGACAGCGTGGAGATCAGTTATGCCCATAAAAGCATTGAACCGGGGGATATTTTCACCCTCGGGGCTGCAAAGGTGGAAGTGCTGCACACACCGGGTCATACACCCAATTCCATTTCACTGGTCGTCACGGACACAGGGCGTTCCGACAAACCGGAAATGATTCTAACCGGAGATCTGCTGTTTGTGGGGGATATTGGACGACCCGACCTTCCCGGGGCCGAAATCCTGGACGAGCAGGTTGAGAACCTTTACAACAGCCTGTACAAAACCCTGGCAGATTATCCCGACTACCTCGAAGTCTACCCCGCCCATGGAGAAGGATCACTGTGCGGCAGAGGCATGAGCTCAAAAAAAAGTTCCACATTGGGATATGAACGCAGCGCCAACCCCATGTTGCAGTTTAATTCCTTTGAGGCGTTTAAAGAAAACATCATGTCTGCCTTTCCAGCCCGGCCCAAAAGTTTTTCACATATTATTTCTACTAACAGAAAAGGCGCAGACCTGCTGGATGCCTGCACCTTGGACAAACGACTGACACCCGACCAGTTCCAGGAGTTGATGGAAGAGGAAACCACGCTGGTCATGGACACCCGGGACAGTGCCGCATATGGTGGATTCCACATTCCCGGCAGCATCAACATCGGGTTTGAAAAGCAATTGGCCAACTGGGTGGGCATGGTGATTGACCCGGGCACGGAACTGCTATTGGTGGTGGAGAACCGGGACGCCTACGACCGGATGCTCACCGAACTGCACCGTATTGGGTATGATACGGTTCTGGGATATCTTTCAGGGGGTATCAATGAATGGCTCATGAGTGGCAGGCCCGTGGACCAGCTTGCCCAGATTTCCCCTTTGCAGCTTCACGAAAAGAATGGTCCTGATGGCCCTTTGATTCTGGATGTCCGCACCATGGCAGAGTGGAATAACGGTCACATTGAACATGCGGTTCACTTTCCGCTGACCGATATTTTAGATCATAAAATACCCAAAGCAAACAAAGACCAGGAAATTATTCTACAATGCGGCAGTGGATACCGGTCCAATATTGCAGCCGGTTTTCTTAAAGACCAGGGATTTAGCAATATAAAATCACAAGCAGGCGGCATATTTGCCTGGCACAACGCGAAACTGCCCCTAGTATAA
- a CDS encoding peroxiredoxin, whose amino-acid sequence MEQQTASMPLLGDEFPEINVATTHGPMSLPKDMKGKWFILFSHPADFTPVCTTEFAEFQSRIAQFEDMGVELIGMSVDQIFSHIKWVEWIKEKLDIEITFPVIAANDSIANKLGMLHPGKGSNTVRAVFVVDPESKLRLILYYPQEIGRNMDEIVRATKALITSDQNGVAMPANWPENEMLKDRVIIPPPQSQKEAAERLNQYEGYDWWFCHKKL is encoded by the coding sequence ATGGAACAACAAACTGCAAGCATGCCTCTTCTTGGCGACGAATTTCCGGAAATAAACGTAGCAACCACCCATGGCCCCATGAGTCTGCCCAAAGACATGAAGGGAAAATGGTTTATTCTTTTCAGCCATCCGGCAGACTTCACCCCGGTATGTACCACAGAGTTTGCAGAATTTCAAAGCCGCATTGCCCAGTTTGAAGATATGGGTGTAGAGCTGATCGGTATGTCTGTGGACCAGATTTTCAGTCATATTAAGTGGGTTGAATGGATCAAAGAAAAACTTGATATAGAAATTACTTTCCCCGTTATTGCCGCTAACGACTCGATCGCAAACAAGCTAGGCATGCTGCATCCGGGCAAAGGTTCCAATACGGTAAGGGCAGTGTTTGTTGTTGACCCTGAAAGCAAGCTGCGCCTGATTCTGTATTATCCCCAGGAAATAGGGCGGAATATGGATGAAATTGTCCGTGCCACAAAGGCGCTGATCACATCAGATCAGAATGGTGTGGCCATGCCTGCCAACTGGCCGGAGAATGAAATGCTGAAGGACCGGGTCATTATTCCGCCGCCACAGTCACAGAAGGAGGCAGCAGAACGGCTGAATCAATACGAGGGATACGACTGGTGGTTCTGTCACAAAAAACTTTAA
- a CDS encoding DsrE family protein translates to MTDNVVIALSCGTNDTNRATRAIHLATIAHKEGKNTCLFLLDEGVYLAKEGIITHVRAATGDVADDLLAYLQAHGVPILVCTPCANARQIKDDELIDGARMASAAEFINLSCDATVISL, encoded by the coding sequence ATGACAGACAACGTCGTAATCGCATTATCTTGCGGCACCAATGACACCAACCGGGCTACCCGGGCTATTCATCTTGCAACCATAGCGCATAAGGAAGGAAAAAATACCTGTCTTTTTCTTTTGGATGAAGGGGTGTATCTGGCCAAAGAAGGTATTATTACCCATGTCAGGGCCGCCACCGGCGATGTGGCAGATGATCTTCTGGCATATCTTCAGGCCCATGGTGTGCCGATCTTAGTCTGTACGCCCTGTGCCAATGCCCGGCAGATTAAAGACGATGAGCTTATTGACGGTGCGCGTATGGCCTCGGCTGCCGAATTTATTAACCTGTCCTGTGATGCTACGGTCATCAGTCTGTGA
- a CDS encoding prepilin peptidase codes for MFPLSIFIAVMSFVFGACIGSFLNVVIYRMPEGQSVVSPPSHCPACNHAIPFYFNLPIISFLLLKGKCGFCKAPISIRYPLVELITGLLALGLFFKFGLTPTALFYFTFGAVLIAVSFIDLDHQIIPDKLSLPGIIIFSTSCLFVPQMRFVSVIWGILAGGGILYLVALFYYLIRKHEGMGGGDIKLLAMIGAATGVKGVFFTLFTSSIFGTLGGLAAMAPARQSEKQQAKIPFGPFLSLGAILYIFWGESIIQWYINFLK; via the coding sequence ATGTTCCCGCTATCCATTTTTATTGCTGTTATGTCCTTTGTTTTTGGCGCCTGCATCGGCAGTTTCCTCAACGTGGTGATCTACCGGATGCCGGAAGGGCAATCCGTTGTGTCACCCCCCTCTCACTGTCCGGCCTGCAACCATGCGATTCCGTTCTACTTTAATCTACCGATAATAAGCTTTCTTTTGCTCAAGGGAAAATGCGGATTTTGCAAAGCCCCTATTTCCATACGCTACCCTTTAGTGGAACTGATCACAGGGTTATTAGCCCTGGGACTTTTTTTTAAATTCGGACTGACGCCGACCGCACTTTTTTATTTTACGTTCGGCGCTGTGCTCATTGCTGTTTCTTTTATTGATCTGGATCACCAAATCATCCCGGACAAATTGTCCCTCCCCGGAATTATCATCTTTTCCACATCCTGTCTTTTTGTGCCTCAAATGCGCTTTGTTTCTGTAATATGGGGCATTCTGGCAGGCGGCGGTATTTTATATCTTGTGGCCCTTTTCTATTATCTTATTCGCAAGCACGAGGGCATGGGGGGCGGAGACATCAAACTTTTAGCCATGATTGGCGCAGCCACAGGCGTGAAAGGGGTATTTTTCACATTGTTCACAAGTTCAATCTTCGGTACCCTTGGCGGATTGGCTGCCATGGCGCCGGCAAGACAATCCGAAAAACAACAGGCAAAAATCCCCTTTGGCCCGTTTCTTTCCCTGGGTGCTATTCTCTACATTTTCTGGGGGGAATCCATAATACAGTGGTATATCAATTTCCTTAAATAG